Proteins encoded together in one Amblyomma americanum isolate KBUSLIRL-KWMA chromosome 1, ASM5285725v1, whole genome shotgun sequence window:
- the LOC144120207 gene encoding uncharacterized protein LOC144120207, translated as MTDAVPSASGGDQATAPAPSPAGATAPAPSPAGPSRVLFAQALQQGAVPSPQPRAVSRGPTPAAEPRAQPTAQPTAQPTAKPSAYRPSYGAAAAAGDANVAASSPRPASAAAAVSRSQPAAAALPPSPPCTPPVAVTEQTPEAGDQATPGDDVRIKELERTLPSHFPRRPAHGQLGRTIQLLANHFSIEIPTGSVYHYDVDISSETAKETKVPEQKNYRCLSTKIKRIVIELVIEDSKAKACVEIIKDLKDMIKELLLVFYRTTGHKPLRIVFYRDGALSSP; from the exons ATGACAGACG cggtgccttcggccagcggtggcgatcaagccaccgctcctgctccgtcgcccgccggtgccaccgctcctgctccgtcgcccgccggtccTTCGCGGGTTTTGTTCGCGCAAGCACTGCAGCAGGGCGCCGTGCccagcccgcagccgcgcgccgtcagccGCGGCCCGACCCCTGCAGCGGAGCCCAGAGCTCAGCCCACCGCGCAGCCCACCGCTCAGCCCACCGCTAAGCCCAGCGCCTAccgtcccagctacggggccgccgccgccgcaggtgACGCCAACGTAGCGGCCAGCAGCCCgcggcctgcatccgcagcagccgccgtgagtcgcagtcagccggcagcagctgccctaccaccCTCGCCACCATGTACGCCGCCCGTTGCGGTAACAGAGCAGACCCCCGAAGCTGGAGACCAGGCCACTCCAGGCGACGATGTCaggatcaag gagctcgagcgaaccctgcCCTCTCACTTCCCGCGGAGGCCCGCCCAtggccagctgggccggaccatacaacttcttgccaaccacttcagcattgagataccgaccggcagcgtctaccactacgacgtcgacatctcctcggaaactgccaaggagaccaaggttcctgagcagaaaaactaccgatgcctcagtacaaagatcaaGAGGATAGTCATCGAGCTCgta attgaagactccaaGGCTAAGGCGTGTGTGGAAATTATCAaggacctgaaggacatgatcaaGGAACTGCTACTGGTTTTCTACCGCACCACCGGGCACAAGCCTCTTcggatcgtcttctacagggatgga GCGTTATCATCACCGTGA
- the LOC144115355 gene encoding protein argonaute-4-like has translation MCPTETYEPPLTFIVVQKRHLTRFMPANDRDGVGKFRNVPPGTTVDSVVTHPLDFDFFLCSHFGIQGTSRPAHYYIVWDDSNFSADDLQKLSFYLCHTYSRCARSVSIPAPVYYAHLAAFRAKHHIASKLETSGAVSQSSEGGGDAVLTTAQYVEAVKVLEELQASMYFV, from the exons ATGTGTCCCACCGAGACCTACGAGCCACCGCTGACGTTCATCGTCGTCCAGAAGCGACACCTTACGAGGTTCATGCccgccaacgaccgcgacggcgtgggcaagttccgcaacgtcccaccaggcacgaccgtagactcggtggtcacgcacccgctggacttcgacttcttcctctgcagccacttcggcatccag ggcaccagccggccggcccactactatatcgtgtgggatgactccaacttcagcgcggacgacctgcagaagctcagcttctacctgtgccacacatactcccggtgtgcaaggagcgtgagcatcccggcccctgtgtactacgcgcacctggccgccttccgcgcaaaacaccacatcgccagcaagctggagacgtcaggcgcggtcagccagtcgtctgagggcggcggagacgcagtgttgaccactgcccaatacgtggaggccgtcaaggtgctggaggaactgcaggcctccatgtacttcgtgtaa